From Fusarium fujikuroi IMI 58289 draft genome, chromosome FFUJ_chr07, a single genomic window includes:
- a CDS encoding related to sirtuin type 4: MSKPLLRIPYTDLPLPSVIAPASASTLPGAITALHRFFVAPSPSHLPSSAVVLTGAGLSVASGLADYRGAKGTYKVNKTYRPIYYPEFLKSHESRKRYWARSFLGWSNLQKASPNKGHYAIRDLASLGLIRSVITQNVDSFHPRAHPDLPALELHGYLRAVVCTTCKNEFSRDEFQEKLSTLNPKWAELLEKALKSGALDTEDPVERRFKGLKVNPDGDVDLPDAPYTTFRYPSCPKCLSSPPKNADGRQHVVQVDTDGAWKLPSTAGILKPAVVMFGESIDNHVKHAAEEAIDNAGKLLVVGTSLATYSAWRLAKRAQDRGMPIAIISMGGIRGEDKFFAGMDPKQEGEQGVRVALSTDDLLPALLSALRNDVAPSEAPARTSLQASFGNRDIFKDMLS; encoded by the coding sequence ATGAGCAAGCCTCTGCTCAGGATCCCTTACACGGACCTCCCCCTGCCTTCAGTAATTGCACCAGCTTCGGCCTCGACACTCCCTGGAGCTATTACCGCCCTCCATCGCTTCTTTGTCGCGCCCTCTCCAAGCCACTTACCTTCATCCGCTGTTGTTCTCACCGGTGCAGGCCTTTCAGTCGCTTCGGGTTTAGCAGATTACCGGGGCGCCAAGGGCACTTACAAGGTCAACAAGACATATCGGCCTATCTACTACCCAGAGTTCCTCAAGAGTCACGAATCTCGCAAACGGTACTGGGCTCGAAGCTTTCTAGGCTGGTCTAATCTCCAAAAGGCATCGCCAAACAAAGGTCACTATGCTATAAGAGATCTCGCGAGTCTTGGTCTGATACGCAGTGTCATTACTCAGAATGTTGACTCCTTCCATCCAAGAGCTCATCCTGATCTACCAGCTTTAGAATTACATGGATATTTAAGAGCTGTTGTCTGCACGACTTGTAAAAACGAGTTCTCCAGAGATGAATTCCAGGAGAAATTGTCCACCCTCAACCCTAAATGGGCCGAGTTGCTTGAGAAGGCCCTCAAGTCAGGGGCATTAGACACAGAAGACCCGGTTGAGCGCAGGTTCAAGGGCCTAAAGGTGAACCCCGATGGCGATGTGGATCTGCCAGATGCCCCCTATACAACCTTTAGATACCCCTCTTGTCCCAAATGCTTATCCAGCCCTCCAAAGAATGCTGACGGACGTCAACATGTTGTCCAGGTTGACACAGATGGTGCATGGAAGCTTCCCAGCACCGCGGGAATTCTGAAGCCTGCGGTAGTAATGTTCGGAGAAAGCATTGACAATCATGTCAAACACGCTGCTGAGGAAGCCATTGACAATGCGGGAAAGCTTCTCGTTGTTGGTACCTCTCTTGCCACTTATTCGGCTTGGAGGCTTGCCAAGCGGGCTCAGGATCGGGGCATGCCCATCGCCATTATCAGCATGGGCGGAATCAGAGGCGAGGATAAGTTCTTCGCGGGTATGGATCCCAAGCAAGAGGGTGAGCAGGGAGTGAGAGTTGCACTATCGACAGACGACCTCcttccagctcttctttCTGCACTGCGCAACGATGTTGCGCCATCAGAAGCACCAGCACGGACTTCACTCCAAGCTTCCTTTGGTAATCGTGATATTTTCAAGGACATGCTCTCATGA
- a CDS encoding related to mitochondrial iron transporter has product MSLPQAGRPTGTGTGTGVGVGVGAGAGAVVTSPTAGPGAGARATHSHNQRSRGFASWGQGHGHGHINGHPNVHISQQTKYRGQMSLLRSNIATPHVACLRLRLRALQKASIVAALSTCAYLSASSKLSSYHVSNTASVTRPSTNSLPHLAPFRNKLRSPPSLVKTSMSQIRPHTGQGHDHDRKDGHNHSHGHDHSHSHGILGHHHHHDNAYLTSGNKDDPGVRITRIGLVSNLGMAIAKFAGGWAFNSKAMTADAWHSITDLASDILTLATVTWSLKPPTDKFPMGFGKVESLGSLGVSSMLLAGGLYMGWDSGISLYGHFYPEAAHGILEHVGHGHSHSHGAAALGIPSMHAAWLAAGTILIKEWLYHATMKVARERKSSVLASNAIHHRVDSLTGFVTLAAIMGANAMENAAWLDPVGGLLISIMVIQAGAGNTVAAFRELADQGIDDEIKSSVTKQANKALKNVVEGHEVALREVSGIKSGQNYLVDLEMTVPGAWSVDATQQVEDAVRTQVGGKVRGVRRVRIRFSPKEAAAKARFDDFIPGTVVLPPETEEDASEAEGDSNHNHEHHEHHDHKSSGHVHEPNGSHEQGDGLRNRNKQ; this is encoded by the exons ATGAGTCTCCCGCAGGCCGGCCGTCCCACgggcacaggcacaggcacaggcgTAGGCGTAGGCGTAggcgctggcgctggcgctgTAGTGACGTCGCCAACAGCTGGGCCCGGAGCTGGAGCCAGAGCCACGCACAGTCACAATCAGAGGAGTCGTGGCTTTGCCTCATGGGGACAGggacatggacatggacatATCAATGGGCACCCTAATGTCCATATTTCACAACAAACCAAATACCGAGGCCAGATGTCCCTTTTGAGATCAAATATCGCAACTCCCCACGTCGCTTGTCTACGTCTTCGCCTACGCGCCCTGCAAAAAGCTTCCATCGTCGCCGCCCTATCGACGTGCGCCTACCTCTCAGCCTCGTCTAAGCTCTCATCCTACCACGTATCAAATACTGCCTCCGTCACTCGCCCTTCGACTAACTCGCTACCACATCTTGCTCCCTTTCGCAACAAACTCCGATCACCACCTTCACTCGTAAAAACTTCAATGTCGCAGATCCGACCGCATACTGGCCAAGGCCACGACCACGACCGCAAAGATGGTCATAATCATAGCCACGGTCATGACCACAGTCATAGCCATGGCATATTgggccaccaccaccatcacgaCAACGCGTACCTAACCTCAGGCAACAAAGACGACCCCGGCGTCCGAATCACCCGCATTGGCTTGGTCTCTAACCTGGGCATGGCAATTGCCAAATTCGCTGGTGGATGGGCTTTCAACTCCAAAGCAATGACTGCCGACGCATGGCATAGCATCACAGATCTTGCATCCGATATCTTGACGCTCGCGACAGTCACATGGAGTCTCAAGCCACCAACAGACAAATTCCCCATGGGCTTTGGCAAGGTAGAGAGTCTGGGATCACTCGGAGTCTCGAGTATGCTCTTGGCTGGAGGTCTTTACATGGGTTGGGACAGCGGTATCAGTCTCTATGGACACTTTTACCCGGAGGCAGCACATGGTATTCTGGAGCACGTCGGACACGGTCATAGTCATTCTCATGGAGCTGCAGCACTGGGGATCCCGAGTATGCATGCCGCTTGGCTTGCAGCAGGGACAATTCTGATTAAGGAGTGGCTTTACCACGCAA CAATGAAGGTTGCTCGGGAACGTAAATCGTCGGTCCTCGCGTCGAACGCCATTCATCACCGAGTCGACAGTTTAACGGGGTTCGTCACTTTGGCAGCCATCATGGGAGCCAATGCAATGGAGAATGCGGCGTGGCTGGATCCCGTCGGCGGtcttctcatctccatcatggTTATCCAGGCTGGTGCCGGAAACACAGTTGCTGCTTTTCGCGAACTGGCAGACCAGggcattgatgatgagatcaagtctTCGGTAACAAAACAGGCCAATAAAGCATTAAAGAACGTGGTTGAAGGACACGAAGTTGCTCTACGCGAAGTGAGCGGTATCAAATCAGGCCAGAATTATCTTGTGGACCTCGAGATGACCGTACCTGGTGCGTGGTCTGTTGACGCAACGCAGCAAGTCGAAGACGCGGTGCGGACTCAAGTCGGAGGGAAAGTACGCGGTGTCAGAAGAGTTCGCATCCGATTCTCACCCAAGGAGGCTGCCGCCAAGGCAAGGTTTGACGACTTTATCCCTGGGACTGTGGTTCTGCCACCAGAGACCGAGGAGGATGCGTCTGAGGCAGAGGGCGATTCGAACCACAATCATGAGCATCACGAGCATCACGATCACAAGAGCAGTGGTCATGTTCATGAACCCAATGGCTCCCACGAACAAGGCGATGGTCTCAGGAACAGAAACAAGCAATAG
- a CDS encoding probable D-xylulose kinase: MQLLVLPWTGLALPAQFANPYPALVVDSDLKVKGEAKVDFDKDFGHKYGIKKGVHVYEETGEVYAPVAMWLESVDLVLDRLAESMPVPLSHIRGISGSCQQHGSVYWNGNAYEILHHLDPRLPLVVQLPQALSHQWSPNWQDQSTQAECDAFDAALGGRQKLAEATGSGAHHRFTGTQIMRLKKDLPDMYAKTAHISLVSSWLASVFLGAIAPMDVSDVCGMNLWDMSRQTYSEPLLELAAGSKRDALNLRKKLGEPCLNGAAVLGSISPYFVDRHGFHPDCQITPFTGDNPGTILALPLRPLDAIVSLGTSTTFLMNTPKYKPDGAYHFFNHPTTDGHYMFMLCYKNGGLARERVRDQLPKPENGPTGWENFNKAIENTPALGAAKEDDRRKLGLYFYLTEVVPNIRAGTWRYSCEPDGSDLQEVKGGWDKETDARVIVESQALSMRLRSQNLVESTRPGLPAQPRRIYLVGGGSLNPAIARVIGEVLGGSDGVYKLDVGGNACALGGAYKALWALERQPNETFDELIGKRWTEEGNIQRIDDGYREGTYQKYGNVLGAFEGLENKILTEQALESKDGRRRSQESA, encoded by the exons ATGCAGTTACTTGTACTGCcctggactggactggca CTGCCGGCACAATTCGCTAACCCATATCCAGCCTTGGTTGTCGATTCAGACCTCAAGGTCAAAGGTGAAGCCAAGGTCGACTTCGACAAGGACTTTGGCCACAAATATGGCATCAAGAAAGGTGTCCATGTCTATGAGGAGACAGGCGAGGTCTATGCTCCCGTTGCCATGTGGCTAGAGTCTGTAGATCTCGTGCTGGACCGATTGGCCGAGTCTATGCCTGTTCCTCTATCTCATATCCGCGGTATCAGCGGCTCTTGTCAGCAGCATGGCAGTGTCTACTGGAATGGCAATGCCTACGAGATTCTTCACCATCTTGATCCTCGCCTCCCTCTGGTTGTTCAGCTACCACAGGCCCTTTCCCACCAATGGTCGCCCAATTGGCAGGATCAGAGCACCCAGGCTGAATGCGACGCTTTTGATGCTGCTCTTGGGGGTCGCCAGAAACTTGCTGAGGCGACAGGCAGTGGTGCTCACCAC CGATTTACTGGAACCCAGATTATGCGCCTTAAGAAGGACCTCCCAGACATGTATGCCAAGACAGCTCACATTTCCCTCGTCTCGTCATGGCTGGCATCCGTCTTCCTCGGCGCTATCGCACCCATGGATGTCAGCGATGTCTGTGGTATGAACCTCTGGGACATGTCCCGCCAAACATACAGCGAAcctcttctcgagctcgcTGCTGGGAGCAAGCGCGATGCCCTCAACCTACGAAAGAAACTGGGTGAGCCTTGCCTCAATGGCGCTGCTGTGTTGGGCTCTATCTCTCCCTATTTCGTGGACCGCCACGGTTTCCACCCTGACTGCCAGATCACACCATTCACTGGCGATAACCCCGGAACTATTCTCGCCCTTCCCCTTCGGCCTCTCGACGCCATTGTCTCTCTTGGTACTTCGACGACATTCCTCATGAACACACCAAAGTACAAGCCTGATGGCGCTTaccacttcttcaaccaccCCACAACCGATGGTCACTACATGTTTATGTTGTGCTACAAGAACGGAGGCCTAGCACGTGAGCGAGTGCGAGACCAACTCCCCAAGCCCGAGAACGGCCCTACCGGCTGGGAGAACTTCAATAAGGCCATCGAGAACACTCCTGCTCTGGGCGCTGCCAAGGAGGACGATAGGCGCAAGCTTGGTCTATATTTCTACCTCACCGAAGTGGTGCCCAATATTCGTGCAGGCACTTGGCGATACTCCTGCGAGCCAGATGGCTCTGACCTTCAGGAAGTCAAGGGAGGATGGGACAAGGAGACTGACGCTCGAGTGATTGTTGAGTCTCAGGCCCTATCTATGCGCCTACGCTCTCAGAATCTGGTGGAGAGCACTCGACCCGGCCTACCAGCTCAGCCCCGTCGTATCTACCTCGTTGGAGGTGGCTCTCTGAACCCAGCCATCGCCCGCGTCATTGGCGAGGTCCTCGGCGGCAGCGACGGTGTTTATAAGCTCGACGTTGGTGGTAATGCCTGCGCCCTTGGCGGAGCCTACAAGGCTCTTTGGGCTCTCGAGCGCCAGCCAAACGAGACATTCGACGAGCTCATTGGTAAGCGATGGACTGAGGAGGGCAACATCCAGCGCATTGACGACGGTTACCGCGAGGGAACCTATCAAAAGTACGGCAACGTTCTCGGAGCCTTCGAAGGCCTGGAGAACAAGATCCTCACCGAGCAGGCTTTGGAGTCAAAGGACGGACGAAGACGGTCGCAGGAGAGTGCTTGA